The following proteins come from a genomic window of Streptomyces sp. NBC_00539:
- a CDS encoding glycoside hydrolase family 65 protein — translation MITHENFATEPWQLRETALDLDVLAQSESVFALSNGLLGWRGNLDEGEPHGLPGCYLNGVYETHPLPYAEAGYGYPESGQTTINVTDGKIIRLLVDDHPFDLRYGELVSHERVLDYRSGVLSRSVEWTTPSGRTVRLTSHRIVSLAQRAVAAISYTVEAVNGPATIAVQSELVANEQLPTASGDPRMAAAIESPLLPEEHYAHGTRLRLVHCTATSGQRVAVAADHIVEGPAGTAWAAESEPDVARLTVTATLEPGQRLGLVKFVTYGWSAQRSLPAVRDQVEGGLAGARTTGWQGLLDAQRACLDEFWDCADVEVEGDEEVQQAVRFALFHLYQAAARNERRAIPAKGLTGTGYDGHAFWDTESFVLPVLTHTAPYTVASALAWRHSTLPRALERAGQLGLGGAAFPWRTINGAECSGYWPAGTVAFHVNADIAAAVERYVFATEDRDFYRGPGLDLLVHTARLWRSLGHFDSDGVFHIDGVTGPDEYSAVARDNLYTNAMARRNLLAAADAVARHPDRAPDLGVDAEEIADWRNTAAQMAIPYNQRLQVHEQADGFTDQEPWDFDRTSEDQYPLLLHFPYFDLYRKQVVKQADLVLAMFTCPDEFTAEEKVRNFAYYEPLTVRDSSLSACCQAVLAAETGHLRLAWAYTREAALMDLDDLEHNTRDGLHMASLAGTWIALVQGLGGLRRTRPAPAARLRDQQTGSPQAEEPQAPVRFAPRLPTSLTRLAFNVRVRERRIRVDIGQATARYTLLSGGPLTVMHHGTPVGLTTGAPADLPVPPAPDSPEPRQPKGRTPGA, via the coding sequence ATGATCACTCATGAGAACTTCGCGACCGAGCCCTGGCAGCTGAGGGAGACCGCCCTCGACCTCGACGTCCTCGCGCAGAGCGAATCCGTGTTCGCCCTCTCCAACGGCCTCCTCGGCTGGCGCGGAAACCTGGACGAGGGCGAGCCGCACGGCCTGCCGGGCTGCTACCTCAACGGCGTGTACGAGACCCACCCGTTGCCCTACGCCGAGGCCGGGTACGGGTATCCGGAGTCGGGGCAGACGACCATCAACGTCACCGACGGCAAGATCATCCGGCTGCTCGTCGACGACCACCCCTTCGATCTGCGCTACGGGGAACTGGTCTCGCACGAACGCGTCCTGGACTACCGCAGCGGCGTCCTGAGCCGGTCCGTGGAGTGGACCACGCCCTCCGGGCGAACGGTGCGCCTGACCTCCCACCGCATCGTCTCCCTCGCACAGCGGGCCGTCGCGGCGATCTCGTACACCGTCGAGGCCGTCAACGGCCCGGCCACCATCGCCGTGCAGTCCGAGCTCGTCGCCAACGAGCAGCTGCCCACCGCCTCCGGCGACCCCCGCATGGCCGCCGCCATCGAGTCCCCGCTGCTGCCCGAGGAGCACTACGCGCACGGCACCCGGCTGCGCCTCGTCCACTGCACGGCCACCAGCGGGCAGCGCGTCGCGGTGGCGGCCGACCACATCGTGGAAGGCCCCGCCGGCACCGCGTGGGCCGCGGAGAGCGAACCGGACGTCGCCCGCCTGACCGTCACCGCCACCCTGGAACCCGGGCAACGGCTCGGGCTCGTCAAGTTCGTGACCTACGGCTGGTCGGCGCAGCGGTCCCTGCCCGCCGTGCGGGACCAGGTGGAGGGCGGGCTGGCGGGGGCGCGGACCACCGGCTGGCAGGGACTGCTCGACGCACAGCGGGCCTGCCTGGACGAGTTCTGGGACTGTGCCGACGTGGAGGTGGAGGGCGACGAAGAGGTCCAGCAGGCCGTCCGGTTCGCCCTCTTCCACCTCTACCAGGCCGCCGCGCGCAACGAACGCCGCGCCATCCCGGCCAAGGGCCTCACGGGCACCGGCTACGACGGCCACGCCTTCTGGGACACCGAGTCCTTCGTCCTGCCCGTGCTCACGCACACCGCGCCGTACACCGTCGCCTCCGCCCTCGCGTGGCGGCACTCCACCCTCCCCCGCGCCCTCGAACGCGCCGGCCAGCTCGGACTCGGCGGGGCCGCCTTCCCCTGGCGCACGATCAACGGCGCCGAATGCTCCGGCTACTGGCCCGCCGGGACCGTCGCCTTCCACGTCAACGCCGACATCGCCGCGGCCGTCGAGCGGTACGTGTTCGCCACCGAGGACCGGGATTTCTACCGCGGCCCCGGACTCGACCTGCTGGTGCACACCGCACGGCTCTGGCGCTCGCTCGGCCACTTCGACTCCGACGGCGTCTTCCACATCGACGGGGTCACCGGCCCCGACGAGTACAGCGCCGTCGCCCGGGACAACCTCTACACCAACGCCATGGCCCGGCGGAACCTGCTCGCCGCGGCCGACGCCGTCGCGCGCCACCCGGACCGGGCACCGGACCTCGGCGTCGACGCCGAGGAGATCGCGGACTGGCGCAACACGGCCGCGCAGATGGCCATCCCCTACAACCAGCGGCTCCAGGTGCACGAGCAGGCCGACGGCTTCACCGACCAGGAACCCTGGGACTTCGACCGCACCTCCGAGGACCAGTACCCGCTGCTGCTGCACTTCCCGTACTTCGACCTGTACCGCAAGCAGGTCGTCAAGCAGGCGGACCTGGTCCTGGCCATGTTCACGTGCCCGGACGAGTTCACCGCGGAGGAGAAGGTCCGCAACTTCGCGTACTACGAGCCGCTGACGGTCCGGGACTCCTCCCTCTCCGCCTGCTGCCAGGCCGTCCTCGCCGCCGAGACCGGCCACCTGCGCCTCGCCTGGGCGTACACCCGCGAGGCGGCGCTGATGGACCTGGACGACCTCGAACACAACACGCGCGACGGCCTCCACATGGCTTCGCTCGCCGGCACCTGGATCGCCCTGGTACAGGGCCTCGGCGGATTGCGCCGCACCCGTCCGGCCCCCGCCGCGCGCCTTCGGGACCAGCAGACCGGGAGTCCACAAGCCGAGGAACCGCAGGCGCCCGTGCGCTTCGCCCCGCGCCTGCCGACCTCGCTGACCCGGCTGGCCTTCAACGTCCGCGTCAGGGAGCGCCGGATCCGCGTCGACATCGGCCAGGCGACGGCCCGCTACACGCTCCTGTCCGGCGGGCCCCTCACCGTGATGCACCACGGCACCCCGGTCGGGCTGACCACGGGCGCGCCCGCGGACCTTCCCGTTCCCCCGGCGCCCGACTCCCCCGAACCCCGCCAGCCCAAGGGCCGCACCCCCGGGGCCTGA
- a CDS encoding beta-phosphoglucomutase family hydrolase, with protein MLGLPDHVSACLFDLDGVLTRTAKVHAAAWKEMFDDYLRQRADREGPAFVPFDAVHDYDEYVDGRPREDGVRTFLASRGITLPEGTSGDGPDQETVHGLGTRKNDLVLRAVREQGVESYEGSVAYVRAVRDAGLRRAVVSSSANCRDVLVAAGIEDLFEDRVDGLTIAEQGLRGKPAPDSYLAAARLFGTDPRDAAVFEDALAGVAAGKAGGFGFVVGVDRTGQAAELRAHGADVVVTDLAELLDR; from the coding sequence ATGCTGGGACTCCCCGACCACGTCAGCGCCTGCCTGTTCGACCTCGACGGCGTCCTCACCCGGACCGCGAAGGTCCACGCGGCCGCCTGGAAAGAGATGTTCGACGACTACCTGCGTCAGCGGGCCGACCGCGAGGGCCCGGCCTTCGTGCCCTTCGACGCCGTGCACGACTACGACGAGTACGTGGACGGCCGTCCCCGCGAGGACGGCGTGCGCACCTTCCTCGCCTCCCGCGGCATCACACTGCCCGAGGGCACGAGCGGCGACGGCCCCGACCAGGAGACGGTGCACGGTCTGGGCACCCGCAAGAACGACCTCGTGCTCCGTGCGGTCCGCGAGCAGGGGGTGGAGTCCTACGAGGGTTCGGTGGCCTACGTGCGCGCCGTGCGCGACGCGGGGCTGCGGCGGGCCGTCGTCTCCTCCAGCGCCAACTGCCGGGACGTGCTGGTGGCGGCCGGCATCGAGGACCTCTTCGAAGACCGGGTCGACGGCCTCACGATCGCCGAGCAGGGATTGCGCGGCAAGCCCGCCCCCGACAGCTACCTGGCGGCCGCGCGCCTCTTCGGTACGGACCCGCGCGATGCCGCGGTGTTCGAGGACGCGCTGGCCGGGGTGGCCGCCGGCAAGGCGGGCGGCTTCGGTTTCGTCGTCGGCGTCGACCGCACCGGCCAGGCAGCCGAACTGCGCGCGCACGGGGCCGACGTCGTGGTCACCGACCTCGCCGAGCTGCTGGACCGCTGA